The Fimbriimonadales bacterium genome has a window encoding:
- the mutY gene encoding A/G-specific adenine glycosylase — translation MQEDLKDIRRKILRWYRKNERELPWRKTKDPYRIWISEVMLQQTRVSAVIPYFEKFIERFPTLKELSKASIEDVYRVWQGLGYYKRARNLLETAKTCSTSLPANKKELERLPGIGNYTASAIASIAYGERCAVVDGNVMRVLSRVFCLKVNGVKLQRKCEELSLSLMGKSEPGRWNQALMELGSEVCQPKNPKCEICPIHEECSALRKNVVLRFPPKKNKKEKKILHHVCVCSVWNRKIGVRRIPRDNWWEGLYEFPKTTKTSSESDGDILRKLGCKKGIFLISLPHTITNHKIFLNAYLTFERLPDVSYITPRGLMNLPMPSAYRRVATSLLESLDLSGRKK, via the coding sequence ATGCAAGAAGATTTGAAAGATATCAGAAGGAAGATTCTTCGTTGGTATCGCAAAAACGAAAGAGAACTGCCTTGGAGGAAAACGAAAGACCCTTATAGGATTTGGATAAGCGAAGTAATGCTGCAACAAACGCGCGTGAGTGCAGTCATCCCTTATTTCGAAAAGTTTATTGAGAGATTCCCTACGTTGAAAGAACTCTCGAAAGCGAGCATCGAAGACGTGTATCGAGTTTGGCAAGGTCTCGGATATTACAAAAGAGCGCGAAACCTTTTGGAAACTGCGAAAACCTGTTCCACTTCTCTTCCGGCGAATAAAAAAGAATTAGAAAGACTTCCAGGAATAGGAAATTACACAGCATCTGCAATTGCTTCGATTGCCTACGGAGAGCGTTGCGCTGTCGTAGACGGCAATGTGATGCGAGTTCTATCTCGAGTTTTCTGTTTGAAAGTAAACGGAGTAAAACTTCAAAGGAAATGCGAAGAACTTAGCCTGAGCCTTATGGGAAAAAGCGAACCGGGACGTTGGAATCAGGCTCTTATGGAACTCGGCTCCGAAGTTTGTCAACCGAAAAACCCAAAATGCGAGATATGCCCGATTCACGAAGAATGCTCGGCATTAAGAAAAAATGTAGTGCTTAGATTTCCCCCGAAGAAAAATAAGAAAGAGAAAAAGATTCTACATCATGTTTGTGTATGCTCGGTATGGAATAGAAAAATCGGTGTAAGACGAATTCCGCGCGATAACTGGTGGGAGGGGTTATATGAGTTTCCGAAAACGACAAAAACATCCTCGGAAAGCGACGGCGATATTCTGCGGAAATTAGGCTGCAAAAAGGGAATTTTTCTTATATCGCTCCCCCATACGATTACTAATCATAAAATATTTCTCAATGCGTATTTGACTTTTGAACGTCTCCCCGACGTAAGTTATATAACTCCTCGAGGTTTGATGAATCTTCCCATGCCTTCAGCGTATAGAAGGGTGGCTACCTCTCTCCTTGAAAGTCTCGATTTGTCGGGTAGGAAAAAGTAA
- the rfbB gene encoding dTDP-glucose 4,6-dehydratase, with the protein MNILVTGGAGFIGSHYCRYVLENYPQDKIFVLDALTYAGNLTTISDIRDHPRFRFYKGRIEDENVVTRILREDEIDAIVNFAAQTHNDRSLLSSKEFLETNVIGVHNLLVCARRTNVKRIVHVSTDEVYGSITEGEFTEESPLRPNTPYSASKAGGDLLCRAHFVSYSTPVIITRGGNTYGPYQYPEKLISFFVTRLIDNKVVPLYGDGNQVREWIHVEDHVSGIDVALRYGKEGEIYNIADKNERKNIYITEMILDILKKPKDLIRFIPDPRGKAHDLRYSMNCDKIKKLGWKPKVPFEKGLRSTVEWYVKHQDWWRPLLQKPEFKTFVADFYGTVLGKDL; encoded by the coding sequence ATGAATATTTTAGTTACAGGCGGTGCAGGTTTCATAGGCAGTCATTATTGTCGTTATGTTTTGGAGAATTATCCGCAGGATAAAATCTTCGTTTTAGATGCGCTGACTTACGCCGGAAATTTAACTACGATTAGCGACATACGCGACCATCCCCGTTTTCGCTTCTATAAAGGGCGAATAGAAGACGAAAATGTCGTAACGAGAATATTAAGGGAAGATGAAATAGATGCCATAGTAAACTTCGCGGCGCAAACACACAACGATCGCAGTCTGCTTTCCTCGAAAGAATTTTTAGAGACGAATGTCATCGGAGTTCATAATTTATTGGTTTGTGCGCGTAGAACGAACGTAAAAAGAATCGTTCATGTTTCTACGGACGAGGTTTATGGCTCGATTACGGAGGGTGAATTTACAGAAGAATCTCCATTGCGTCCTAACACACCCTATAGCGCGAGCAAGGCAGGGGGGGACTTACTGTGCAGAGCGCATTTCGTAAGCTATTCGACGCCTGTTATCATTACGAGAGGTGGGAATACTTATGGTCCTTATCAATATCCGGAAAAACTCATCTCGTTCTTCGTCACTCGATTGATCGATAACAAAGTCGTGCCGTTATATGGTGATGGAAATCAAGTGCGAGAATGGATACACGTAGAAGACCATGTCTCGGGTATAGATGTCGCCTTACGATACGGAAAAGAGGGGGAGATTTATAACATTGCGGATAAAAACGAACGAAAAAATATTTACATCACAGAAATGATTTTGGATATATTGAAAAAACCTAAAGATTTGATACGGTTTATTCCTGACCCGAGGGGAAAAGCACATGACTTACGTTATAGTATGAATTGCGACAAGATAAAAAAATTAGGATGGAAACCGAAAGTTCCTTTCGAGAAGGGCTTGCGTTCGACAGTCGAGTGGTATGTAAAACATCAAGATTGGTGGCGACCTTTATTGCAAAAGCCGGAGTTCAAAACGTTCGTGGCGGATTTTTATGGAACGGTTTTGGGCAAAGACTTGTGA
- the pyrF gene encoding orotidine-5'-phosphate decarboxylase produces MHTHVIAALDTPELEEAKAIVKRLAPYVFAFKIGHALVLPHGLDIIDELETVGAKRIFLDMKFHDIPTSVALGVYEATRKGVWMMTLHASGGKAMMAAAIEAVAEAEPPIPPILLGVTLLTSIDDEVLRHQLGIEKDASSFAHHLGKLAIESGLDGLVCSGHEVARFREELGHEPVLVVPGIRPVGSPPDEQRRITTAGDAISAGANYVVIGRYLTSSGSPEKTLAELGL; encoded by the coding sequence GTGCACACCCATGTCATTGCCGCCTTAGACACCCCTGAACTCGAGGAAGCGAAAGCCATCGTCAAGCGACTCGCTCCGTATGTGTTTGCGTTCAAGATCGGCCACGCTCTTGTCCTGCCACACGGGTTAGACATCATCGATGAACTCGAGACAGTAGGGGCGAAGCGAATTTTCCTGGATATGAAATTTCACGACATCCCTACCTCCGTAGCGCTCGGGGTTTACGAAGCTACTCGAAAAGGGGTATGGATGATGACTTTGCATGCTTCGGGTGGAAAAGCGATGATGGCTGCTGCGATAGAAGCCGTTGCCGAAGCTGAGCCACCCATCCCTCCCATTCTGCTTGGAGTTACCCTTCTCACGAGTATTGATGACGAGGTTCTGCGTCATCAACTCGGAATCGAAAAGGACGCCTCATCCTTTGCACACCATTTGGGAAAACTTGCCATCGAGTCGGGGTTAGATGGTTTGGTTTGTTCTGGTCATGAGGTCGCTCGTTTTCGAGAGGAGTTAGGGCACGAACCGGTTCTGGTAGTTCCCGGTATACGTCCGGTGGGAAGCCCCCCCGATGAGCAGCGCCGAATTACCACTGCGGGGGATGCTATTTCTGCCGGAGCGAATTACGTAGTCATTGGCAGATACTTAACGAGTTCAGGCTCTCCGGAAAAGACGCTCGCGGAACTCGGCTTGTGA
- the fliD gene encoding flagellar filament capping protein FliD: MGFSGSGISFTGLGSGIDTETLIQQLIALEKRPILRLQLQQTQLQTKLDSITQYKSLLNVLRKASVELNSKNAFQAMKGTSTNPDVATITAGSNSTEGTYQLKVFSIAQAHKIASAGQSSATNALGFSGAFLVNGKAINVVLSDSLSSIASKINDADAGVVASIINGGAGNVYLTMTAEKTGADNALILSDVGSGNVLESLGVLSGATSIRDPIPNGAKSMGFSDSSTAVGTLLGVSVPSGTIEINGISINIDFTSDSLNTIATKINNAGGNFSATVVTEQIAGETKYFLQITGSPTLTFIDNNHMLENLGILQRNYGNEILAAQDASFELDGISFTNSSNTIYNVIPGATITLLDGDTTNPLETTLTIQRSTTEVVEKLQSLVQAYNAIVEFLKTAASFDKETLESGILFGDSAVLQTQSLLFGSLMDAPDGISGIFKNLLAIGISFDSDGKMTLDSAAFENALSANVENVISLFTEIGTIDDPYIEFISAGPKTKESGATGYEIVITQLATQASFTAGTAFSMPSTEPETITFDGNLFGNQPYYLNVESGSTIDDVILQINSDAKLKNLIVASKTVDNKLVLTSKKYGTPGNFTVVSDKMAAPNNSGIGLMLQSATGLDVAGTMNGEAATGNGQILTGNSGNATTDGLQIMITGGSTGSRGFMVFTKGAASKLEDALNTALDTINGLIPSSENSIQSQIDDISQRIEHLNEIIKLREETLRRRFKAMEEAMARLQSQMVRLSQLFATEI; this comes from the coding sequence ATGGGATTTAGCGGCTCTGGGATTTCTTTTACAGGTTTAGGCTCGGGCATTGACACCGAGACTCTCATTCAGCAATTGATCGCGCTCGAGAAGCGACCTATTCTGCGTCTGCAATTGCAGCAGACTCAATTGCAAACGAAACTCGACTCGATAACGCAATACAAGTCGCTTCTCAACGTCTTGCGCAAAGCATCGGTAGAACTTAATTCCAAAAACGCATTCCAAGCGATGAAGGGAACGAGCACCAACCCCGACGTTGCGACAATTACAGCGGGAAGTAATTCGACAGAAGGTACGTATCAACTAAAAGTATTTTCAATTGCACAAGCACATAAAATCGCATCAGCAGGGCAGTCGAGTGCGACGAACGCGTTAGGTTTTTCCGGGGCATTTCTCGTTAACGGCAAAGCGATCAACGTGGTGTTGAGCGATTCTCTTTCTTCGATAGCATCGAAAATCAATGATGCCGATGCTGGCGTAGTAGCATCGATTATCAACGGTGGGGCTGGAAATGTTTATCTCACGATGACCGCAGAAAAGACCGGTGCGGATAATGCTCTGATTCTAAGTGACGTAGGCTCAGGAAATGTTTTAGAGTCTTTAGGTGTATTATCTGGCGCTACTTCGATACGTGACCCGATTCCGAACGGAGCTAAAAGTATGGGCTTTTCGGATTCTTCTACTGCCGTAGGAACTTTACTCGGCGTTTCCGTTCCTTCTGGAACAATCGAGATTAACGGAATTTCTATAAACATAGATTTCACTTCCGATTCTTTGAATACCATCGCAACGAAAATCAATAACGCAGGCGGAAATTTTTCTGCGACGGTGGTGACAGAACAAATCGCCGGAGAGACGAAGTATTTTTTGCAGATCACAGGGTCGCCCACGTTGACTTTTATAGACAACAATCACATGCTCGAAAATCTCGGGATATTGCAACGCAACTATGGGAATGAAATTCTCGCCGCCCAAGATGCCTCTTTCGAACTGGATGGAATTTCTTTTACGAATAGTTCGAATACGATCTACAATGTCATTCCCGGTGCGACCATTACGCTGCTCGATGGCGACACTACGAATCCGCTCGAAACCACATTAACGATTCAGCGAAGCACAACCGAGGTGGTAGAAAAATTACAATCTCTGGTGCAGGCTTATAATGCCATTGTCGAATTTTTGAAAACAGCGGCATCCTTCGACAAGGAAACCTTGGAATCGGGCATTTTGTTCGGTGATTCGGCTGTTTTACAGACTCAATCCTTATTGTTCGGTTCGTTAATGGATGCGCCTGATGGCATTAGTGGAATCTTTAAAAACCTGTTGGCTATCGGAATCTCTTTCGATAGCGATGGAAAAATGACTTTGGATAGCGCCGCTTTCGAAAATGCATTGAGCGCAAATGTAGAAAACGTGATCTCATTATTTACGGAGATTGGAACGATTGATGACCCATATATCGAATTTATTTCTGCAGGACCTAAAACGAAAGAGAGCGGTGCAACGGGTTACGAAATCGTCATCACACAATTGGCTACACAAGCGAGTTTCACCGCAGGAACGGCATTTTCCATGCCGAGCACAGAGCCAGAAACGATTACGTTCGATGGAAATCTATTCGGGAATCAACCTTATTATCTCAATGTAGAAAGCGGTTCTACGATTGACGATGTGATATTGCAGATAAACAGCGATGCTAAGTTGAAAAACTTAATAGTTGCCAGTAAAACCGTTGACAATAAATTAGTGCTCACTTCGAAAAAATACGGTACTCCGGGGAATTTTACAGTCGTCAGCGACAAAATGGCTGCTCCTAACAACAGCGGCATAGGGCTAATGCTGCAATCTGCAACAGGACTCGACGTTGCTGGAACGATGAACGGAGAAGCAGCGACGGGAAATGGACAAATTCTCACTGGAAATAGCGGAAATGCAACTACGGATGGTCTTCAAATCATGATTACCGGCGGTTCGACAGGTTCACGAGGGTTCATGGTATTTACAAAAGGTGCAGCCTCGAAATTAGAGGATGCTTTGAACACCGCGCTGGATACGATCAATGGTTTGATCCCTTCTTCGGAGAATTCTATTCAAAGCCAAATCGACGATATTTCGCAGCGCATAGAACATTTGAATGAGATTATCAAACTTCGTGAAGAGACGTTGCGGCGCAGATTCAAAGCGATGGAAGAAGCGATGGCGAGATTGCAAAGTCAAATGGTTAGACTTTCGCAACTATTCGCAACGGAAATATAG
- a CDS encoding ABC transporter permease yields the protein MKGWLDVCLKELREFARDKRVFYNAVLGPLLLEVFLILLFGYLESNLSKSGAQKISIVNAAEGGAVLDALYKKQNLEIKPLSKEANVQKELFEKKAQVVIEFPEGFAKKVSERQAPEFYAYLDPLDPRSKIAFEIVKNAVDEASASYAKARMHALGLDEKEFLPFILKEEKAKTGKPFAGEWLVAFLPYLIVIWAFYGGFAIVSDLVAGEKERGSLETLLISPISRRAIAFGKFCALAAVSFVSTLSALSGVLVMGILNLPMTRKLFEEGLTMTPLSIITLVITVLPLVVFFSGILLAVSTFSRNQKEVQSYLSLLGFIVLVPAIASQFVGFTDIASAKWLPFIPILNSAMVMRDALLNKVDMYSLIVTTGISVVLASAGLWFAVRLFLKETVLLRV from the coding sequence ATGAAGGGATGGCTTGATGTTTGCCTGAAAGAATTGCGCGAGTTCGCTCGAGATAAGCGAGTGTTTTATAACGCCGTATTAGGTCCTTTACTTCTGGAAGTTTTTCTCATCCTTCTTTTCGGCTATTTAGAATCGAACCTTTCGAAGAGCGGTGCGCAAAAAATATCTATCGTAAATGCCGCGGAAGGTGGTGCAGTTTTAGATGCGCTTTATAAAAAACAAAATTTAGAAATCAAACCCCTTTCCAAAGAGGCGAACGTCCAAAAAGAACTTTTCGAAAAAAAAGCCCAAGTGGTAATCGAATTCCCGGAGGGATTTGCGAAAAAAGTTTCTGAGCGACAAGCGCCGGAATTCTATGCCTATTTAGACCCGCTCGACCCCCGCAGCAAAATTGCGTTCGAAATTGTCAAAAATGCAGTAGACGAAGCGAGCGCGAGTTATGCGAAAGCGCGAATGCATGCGCTCGGGCTCGATGAAAAAGAGTTTTTACCGTTCATCCTAAAAGAAGAAAAAGCGAAAACAGGCAAACCATTCGCCGGTGAATGGTTGGTAGCATTCCTTCCTTATCTCATCGTGATTTGGGCATTTTACGGTGGCTTTGCTATCGTTTCCGATTTGGTAGCAGGAGAAAAAGAAAGAGGTTCGTTGGAAACTTTGTTGATTTCTCCTATTTCTCGTCGCGCGATTGCCTTCGGAAAGTTTTGCGCGCTCGCCGCTGTGAGTTTCGTGAGCACTTTGTCTGCACTATCCGGTGTTCTCGTGATGGGGATTCTCAATCTTCCCATGACTCGAAAATTATTCGAAGAAGGGCTCACGATGACGCCTCTTTCGATCATCACGCTGGTCATCACTGTTCTTCCTCTCGTCGTTTTCTTTTCTGGGATTCTGTTAGCAGTTTCGACGTTTTCTCGCAACCAGAAGGAAGTGCAAAGTTACCTTTCTCTTTTAGGATTCATCGTTTTAGTCCCCGCCATCGCGAGCCAATTCGTCGGATTTACCGACATTGCAAGCGCAAAATGGCTTCCCTTCATTCCGATTCTCAATTCTGCAATGGTGATGCGCGATGCTCTGCTCAACAAAGTAGACATGTATAGCCTGATAGTCACGACGGGAATTAGTGTGGTTTTAGCTTCTGCAGGACTTTGGTTCGCAGTTAGGCTCTTTTTGAAAGAAACAGTTCTTCTGCGCGTTTAA
- a CDS encoding HDOD domain-containing protein, giving the protein MALSIDPSSVRRYIERSLNDLPALPSIVTKVLELSENPETSASELEEIILADQAITAKFLRVVNSAYYGLATQVTSISHAVVILGFQQVRNIVLSMTAMSLLKARNKGTINILHSFWRHSFGTGAAAIQLAKIKKIPAQQRDLVHVGGILHDIGQLFLFGNFTELYRLTLQLAATQSISIHEAEKKILGITNAEVGGHLAQAWNFPKNLADIIEFHHGPFDELPEHTIAIVHAADYLTKCSGNVLPSGIDPMDEHVEQWLNLQPEEIPSLLVHISKKIKDAEEFFEIF; this is encoded by the coding sequence ATGGCATTATCCATTGACCCATCATCTGTTCGACGATACATCGAAAGATCGCTCAACGACTTGCCAGCGTTGCCTTCGATCGTTACGAAGGTACTAGAGTTATCCGAGAATCCCGAAACATCGGCATCCGAGCTCGAAGAAATCATTCTCGCCGACCAAGCAATTACAGCTAAGTTCCTTCGGGTTGTCAATAGTGCTTATTACGGATTGGCTACACAGGTGACGAGCATCTCTCATGCTGTCGTGATTCTCGGATTCCAACAAGTGAGAAACATCGTTTTGAGCATGACGGCGATGAGCCTTCTCAAAGCACGCAATAAGGGAACTATAAATATATTGCATTCGTTTTGGAGACATTCGTTCGGCACAGGTGCTGCAGCAATTCAACTCGCGAAAATTAAAAAAATTCCCGCCCAACAAAGAGACCTTGTCCATGTCGGTGGAATACTGCACGACATCGGACAACTTTTTCTCTTTGGAAATTTCACGGAACTTTACCGCCTTACTTTGCAACTCGCTGCGACCCAATCCATTTCCATACACGAAGCAGAAAAGAAAATCTTAGGAATTACGAATGCGGAAGTGGGAGGTCATTTAGCTCAAGCGTGGAATTTTCCAAAAAACCTCGCAGACATCATAGAATTCCATCACGGACCGTTCGATGAATTGCCAGAACACACGATAGCCATCGTTCACGCCGCAGATTATCTCACGAAATGCTCGGGAAACGTTTTACCTAGCGGAATAGATCCGATGGACGAACATGTGGAACAATGGCTCAACTTACAGCCGGAAGAAATACCTTCTCTCTTGGTGCACATTTCCAAAAAGATAAAAGACGCAGAAGAATTTTTCGAAATCTTTTAG
- a CDS encoding DUF1611 domain-containing protein codes for MNFPLDESAKVALLTHGQLAGSFGKLAEGMLRYGRAQVVAIVDRELAGCNPQDYLPRVRYAPIVSTVDEAKRLGAEILIIGIAPPGGMLPQEWRDEIRHALEIGFSLVNPLHARMENDPFFLEALQKGRWILDIRVEPPGLKPGTGAARLLDIPRILSVGTDMTVGKMTATIELHNVLRERGWRSVFVATGQVGLCISGRGVAIDAVRVDYAAGAIESEVMNASKDADVILVEGQGSLCHPAASANLALLRGAMPTHLLMVARAKQETIRFHPWVRIPPLKALIGLYQDLSEACGVFPRPNVIGIALNTSLWKTQRLATSSSEHKTKRNCLLQTRFVLECKI; via the coding sequence ATGAACTTTCCACTCGATGAGAGTGCGAAAGTGGCGTTGCTTACGCATGGCCAATTAGCCGGCTCTTTCGGAAAATTGGCGGAAGGGATGCTGCGATATGGTAGGGCGCAGGTTGTCGCAATCGTTGACCGCGAACTTGCTGGATGCAACCCTCAAGATTATCTTCCGCGAGTTCGTTATGCGCCTATCGTGTCAACGGTTGACGAGGCAAAGAGATTAGGAGCGGAAATCTTAATCATAGGAATAGCCCCCCCAGGCGGAATGCTACCGCAAGAATGGCGAGATGAAATTAGACATGCCTTAGAGATCGGTTTTTCTTTAGTAAATCCCCTTCACGCACGCATGGAAAACGACCCCTTCTTTTTAGAGGCTCTGCAAAAAGGGAGATGGATTCTAGACATAAGGGTAGAGCCGCCAGGTTTGAAACCCGGCACTGGCGCGGCAAGATTGCTCGATATTCCCAGAATTCTTAGTGTCGGCACGGATATGACGGTAGGAAAGATGACTGCGACGATCGAGTTGCATAATGTACTTAGGGAGCGAGGATGGCGCTCCGTTTTCGTTGCGACAGGGCAGGTCGGGCTTTGCATTTCTGGAAGAGGTGTTGCGATTGATGCAGTTCGCGTTGATTATGCTGCTGGTGCAATCGAATCGGAAGTTATGAATGCTTCGAAAGATGCTGACGTAATTTTAGTCGAAGGTCAAGGTTCTCTTTGTCATCCTGCGGCAAGCGCCAATCTTGCGCTTCTCCGTGGAGCGATGCCGACGCATTTGCTCATGGTGGCTCGTGCAAAACAGGAGACGATTCGCTTCCATCCTTGGGTAAGAATCCCTCCGTTAAAAGCACTGATTGGTTTATATCAAGATTTGTCCGAGGCTTGCGGTGTGTTTCCCAGACCGAATGTCATCGGCATTGCACTGAATACATCTCTTTGGAAGACGCAGAGGCTCGCGACTTCATCGAGCGAACACAAAACGAAACGCAATTGCCTGTTACAGACCCGATTCGTTTTGGAATGCAAAATTTAG
- a CDS encoding dTDP-4-dehydrorhamnose 3,5-epimerase family protein translates to MNMYKEIMPGVFVRHLNRHEDRRGWLVEAFREDELPEGFRPVMAYVSSTQQGVVRGPHEHKEQTDGFVFLSGKFLLCLWENRSGYPPAEIRMEVGEHAPTFVIVPPGVVHAYKNIGEKEAWILNVPNALYGGWGRQNPVDEIRHEENPDSPFRV, encoded by the coding sequence ATGAATATGTATAAAGAAATTATGCCGGGGGTTTTCGTGAGGCACTTAAATAGACACGAAGACAGACGGGGATGGCTGGTCGAGGCATTTCGAGAAGACGAATTGCCGGAAGGATTTCGCCCGGTGATGGCATATGTTAGTTCTACGCAACAGGGAGTCGTTCGGGGCCCTCACGAACACAAAGAACAAACGGATGGGTTTGTGTTTTTGTCAGGAAAGTTTCTTCTTTGCTTATGGGAGAATCGCTCCGGCTATCCCCCAGCGGAGATTCGCATGGAAGTGGGCGAACATGCTCCGACGTTTGTAATCGTCCCTCCCGGCGTCGTGCACGCGTACAAGAACATCGGTGAAAAAGAGGCATGGATTTTGAATGTTCCAAATGCTCTTTATGGCGGTTGGGGAAGGCAAAATCCCGTTGATGAAATTCGGCATGAAGAAAATCCCGATTCGCCGTTTCGAGTATAA
- a CDS encoding dipeptide epimerase yields the protein MELESRILEIPRKKPLRTARGVSEISKNLYITIRHDGIEGYGEMAEIGYRHPQSAVKSLEEIQLLSEKLEDFTPHKYLEMEDLAREHGIGTATQAALLNACLDWVGKKARMPLWQLFGGERETRATSITIGLDSPEFVRERTKEILMSYDSPYIKLKLGGEDGIEADKERFLAVQRGISEVAGYKEIKIRVDANGGWNISDAIVMCEWLAHRGCEYIEQPLSYECDKEMPLLYVQRKLPIFLDESVWNSKEVAKVSKYCDGVNIKLMKCGGIIEGMRMIHVARALGLRVMLGCFGESSLSIAAAASIARGAEYIDLDSHLNMNPDPVHGLEMSQGRLILSMNPGLGVSFR from the coding sequence ATGGAACTCGAATCTCGTATATTGGAAATACCAAGAAAGAAACCGCTACGCACTGCGAGAGGAGTATCTGAAATCTCCAAAAACCTATACATAACCATCCGTCATGACGGAATCGAGGGATATGGCGAGATGGCTGAAATAGGCTACCGTCACCCTCAAAGTGCCGTGAAATCTTTAGAAGAAATTCAACTTTTATCGGAAAAGTTAGAAGATTTCACTCCACATAAGTATCTTGAAATGGAGGACTTAGCGCGGGAACATGGGATAGGAACTGCAACTCAAGCCGCGCTTTTAAACGCTTGCCTCGATTGGGTGGGAAAAAAGGCGCGGATGCCGCTTTGGCAACTCTTCGGAGGGGAAAGGGAGACTCGGGCAACGAGCATTACGATCGGTTTGGATTCACCCGAATTCGTTCGTGAGCGAACGAAAGAGATCCTAATGTCTTACGATTCTCCCTACATAAAATTAAAACTCGGCGGGGAAGACGGAATCGAAGCGGATAAGGAACGCTTTCTCGCGGTTCAGCGAGGGATTTCGGAAGTTGCAGGATACAAAGAAATAAAGATACGAGTAGACGCTAACGGTGGCTGGAATATCTCCGATGCGATCGTGATGTGCGAATGGTTGGCGCATAGAGGATGCGAATATATCGAGCAGCCTTTGTCTTATGAATGCGATAAAGAAATGCCCTTATTGTATGTGCAAAGAAAGTTACCGATTTTTTTAGACGAAAGTGTTTGGAATTCGAAAGAGGTCGCAAAGGTTTCCAAGTACTGCGATGGTGTCAACATCAAGTTGATGAAATGCGGCGGAATTATAGAAGGGATGCGGATGATTCATGTAGCACGCGCATTGGGTTTACGAGTGATGTTGGGGTGTTTCGGTGAAAGTTCTCTTTCGATTGCCGCAGCAGCAAGCATTGCAAGGGGGGCAGAATATATCGATTTAGATAGTCATCTCAACATGAACCCAGACCCGGTTCATGGTCTTGAAATGTCCCAAGGACGATTGATTTTGAGCATGAACCCAGGATTAGGAGTTTCATTTCGATGA